A genomic window from Nosocomiicoccus massiliensis includes:
- a CDS encoding S1C family serine protease yields the protein MRNDDDRRENFDEKYRRRTHALDEHDTVQFEKIDDDDLKDDVKDEHVDEREAPSHDDFREEHEVQKEDAPKPRTKREKSSFLPGLLAGIIGAILVVSLYHFLSNDSNNADEVVNNTKDTAEVRQEIESKHEDKLITDTIVAVEKAKPAVVSVINLQSQTNLFGNESSLAEAGTGSGVIYKTDDEYAYVITNNHVIDKATEVQVNTSEGDSVEAEILGTDIWTDLAVLRMPKGNITDVIEFGDSDKLLVGEEAIAIGSPLGDMFSGSVSRGIVSALDRRVPVDIDGNGTDDWEAAVLQTDAAINPGNSGGALVNSKGELIGINSMKIGLENVEGIGFAIPSNDVKAIVSELETGGEVDRPFIGVGLLDLYLISTSDQRNYLKLPSNVKQGVVLSSIEPGSPAEHAGLEELAVVTKLDDTEVNNAMEFRQYLYGNKKSGDTITVTYYLDGRQYETDVQL from the coding sequence ATGCGTAATGATGATGATAGAAGAGAAAACTTTGATGAAAAGTATAGGCGTCGTACGCACGCTTTAGATGAACACGATACAGTTCAATTTGAAAAGATTGATGATGATGATTTAAAAGATGATGTCAAAGACGAGCATGTTGATGAAAGAGAAGCACCATCTCACGATGATTTCCGTGAAGAACATGAAGTACAAAAAGAAGATGCGCCTAAACCAAGAACTAAGCGTGAAAAATCATCATTTTTACCAGGACTACTCGCAGGTATTATCGGTGCGATTTTAGTCGTTTCGTTGTATCACTTTTTATCTAACGATTCAAACAACGCAGATGAAGTCGTAAACAACACAAAAGACACAGCAGAAGTTCGTCAAGAAATTGAAAGTAAGCACGAAGATAAATTAATTACGGATACAATTGTCGCTGTTGAAAAAGCAAAGCCTGCAGTCGTATCAGTCATTAACTTACAAAGCCAAACGAATTTATTTGGTAATGAGTCGTCACTCGCTGAAGCGGGAACTGGGTCTGGAGTCATTTATAAAACAGATGACGAATATGCTTACGTTATTACAAATAATCACGTCATTGATAAAGCAACTGAAGTTCAAGTAAACACTTCTGAAGGTGACAGTGTTGAAGCAGAGATTCTCGGCACAGATATTTGGACAGACTTAGCAGTTTTAAGAATGCCAAAAGGTAACATTACTGATGTGATTGAATTTGGAGATAGCGATAAATTACTCGTCGGTGAAGAGGCAATCGCAATTGGTTCACCACTCGGTGATATGTTTAGTGGATCTGTATCTAGAGGAATTGTATCGGCACTCGATAGACGGGTACCAGTCGATATTGACGGGAACGGCACAGACGATTGGGAAGCGGCAGTGCTACAAACAGATGCAGCTATTAACCCAGGTAACTCTGGTGGTGCACTCGTAAATAGTAAAGGTGAATTAATCGGTATTAACTCGATGAAAATTGGTTTAGAGAATGTCGAAGGTATTGGTTTTGCGATTCCATCTAACGATGTTAAAGCAATTGTTTCAGAGTTAGAAACTGGTGGAGAAGTGGATCGTCCTTTTATCGGAGTTGGCTTGCTCGACTTATATTTAATTAGTACGAGCGATCAACGTAACTATTTAAAATTACCGAGCAATGTTAAACAAGGCGTCGTTCTATCGAGTATTGAACCAGGTTCTCCAGCAGAACATGCAGGATTAGAAGAATTAGCGGTCGTTACGAAATTAGATGACACTGAAGTCAATAACGCGATGGAATTTAGACAATATTTATATGGCAACAAAAAATCAGGCGACACGATTACTGTAACGTATTATTTAGACGGTAGACAGTATGAGACTGACGTCCAGTTATAA
- a CDS encoding peptide chain release factor 3, whose translation MGLKEEINKRKTFAIISHPDAGKTTLTEKLLLFGGAIREAGVVKGRKTGKFATSDWMKVEQERGISVTSSVMQFDFDGYKVNILDTPGHEDFSEDTYRTLMAVDSAVMVIDAAEGIEPQTLKLFKVAKMRGIPVFTFINKLDRVGKDPFELLEEIEETLDIETYPMTWPIGMGPSFFGIINRRTKEINPYREETMLKLNDDYELEKSHDIEKDSAFQESIEEFMLVEEAGDAFDEEKIATGDLTPVFFGSALSNFGVEEFLDTFVDFAPSPEPLETKSGEVIDPTEEEFSGFIFKIQANMDPKHRDRLAFLRIVSGQFNRGMEVKLQRTGKKQKVTRATMFMADDTETVDVAYAGDIIGLYDTGNYQIGDTLTSDKHIEFKELPQFTPELFMKVSAKNVMKQKHFYKGIEQLVQEGAIQYYKTIHTNQPIIGAVGQLQFEVFEHRMKNEYNTDVVMEPIGNKQARWIENEEDIRDQMDTQRSTLVYDRYDNKVFLFENDFALRWFSDKYPEIKLYSLL comes from the coding sequence ATGGGACTTAAAGAAGAAATCAATAAAAGAAAAACATTTGCGATTATTTCGCACCCGGATGCCGGGAAAACGACGCTAACTGAGAAGCTATTACTATTCGGTGGTGCGATTCGTGAAGCGGGTGTCGTTAAAGGTAGAAAGACAGGTAAATTCGCAACATCAGACTGGATGAAAGTCGAACAAGAGCGTGGAATCTCAGTAACGAGTTCTGTCATGCAGTTTGATTTTGACGGATATAAAGTAAATATTTTAGATACACCTGGACACGAAGACTTCTCAGAAGACACGTATCGTACACTAATGGCCGTTGACAGTGCTGTTATGGTCATCGACGCAGCAGAAGGGATCGAACCTCAGACGTTAAAACTCTTTAAAGTAGCAAAAATGCGTGGGATTCCAGTGTTTACATTTATCAATAAACTTGACCGAGTCGGGAAAGATCCGTTTGAGCTTTTAGAAGAAATCGAAGAAACGTTAGATATTGAAACGTATCCGATGACGTGGCCAATTGGTATGGGACCAAGTTTCTTCGGGATTATAAACCGACGTACGAAAGAAATTAATCCGTACCGTGAAGAGACGATGTTGAAGTTAAACGACGATTACGAATTAGAAAAGTCTCACGACATCGAAAAAGACTCTGCCTTCCAAGAGTCGATTGAAGAGTTTATGCTCGTCGAAGAAGCAGGGGACGCATTCGATGAAGAAAAAATCGCAACAGGAGATTTAACACCTGTATTTTTCGGTTCAGCATTATCTAACTTTGGGGTTGAAGAATTTTTAGACACGTTTGTTGACTTTGCACCGAGCCCAGAACCACTTGAAACAAAATCAGGTGAAGTAATCGATCCGACAGAAGAAGAATTTTCAGGATTTATCTTTAAAATTCAAGCGAACATGGATCCAAAACATAGAGATAGACTCGCATTTTTACGTATCGTATCCGGTCAATTTAACCGCGGCATGGAAGTGAAGTTACAACGTACAGGTAAAAAACAAAAGGTCACGCGTGCGACGATGTTTATGGCGGATGACACAGAAACTGTAGACGTTGCGTATGCTGGAGATATTATCGGGTTATACGATACAGGAAACTACCAAATCGGTGATACGCTAACATCTGACAAGCATATCGAATTTAAAGAGTTACCACAGTTTACGCCAGAGTTATTTATGAAAGTCTCTGCTAAAAACGTGATGAAACAAAAGCACTTCTACAAAGGTATCGAGCAACTCGTTCAAGAAGGTGCAATACAGTATTATAAGACGATTCATACGAATCAACCGATTATCGGCGCAGTCGGTCAACTTCAATTCGAAGTATTTGAGCACCGTATGAAAAACGAATATAATACAGATGTCGTGATGGAACCAATCGGTAATAAACAAGCACGTTGGATCGAAAATGAAGAAGATATCAGAGATCAAATGGATACACAGCGCTCAACACTTGTGTATGACCGTTACGACAACAAAGTATTTCTATTTGAAAATGATTTTGCACTGAGATGGTTTAGTGATAAATATCCTGAAATCAAATTATATAGTTTACTTTAA
- a CDS encoding TerC family protein encodes MDYAILLEYAWVLIVLVVLEGLLAADNAVVLAVMVRHLSPKDCKKALFYGLLGAFIFRLIAILLLVWLVQWWFVQALGALYLFYVSFSHLKDIYKHRGRSEEEIDALIEKNEKKGSGFWMTVLKVEIADIAFAIDSILAAAAIALALPHVGGDFFGVNAGQYTVMLIGGLLGVIIMRFFANWFVKLLAERPSLEVAAFTIVGWVGVKLAVLTLSHEAVGILPEEFPHSPIWKLTFWAVMLIIILIGWFAGGKKKDVKGDMNA; translated from the coding sequence ATGGATTATGCTATATTATTAGAATACGCATGGGTACTTATTGTACTTGTCGTATTAGAAGGTTTACTTGCAGCAGACAATGCGGTTGTACTTGCGGTTATGGTGAGACATTTATCGCCAAAAGATTGTAAGAAAGCATTATTTTACGGATTGCTCGGTGCATTTATATTTAGATTGATTGCGATACTATTACTCGTTTGGCTCGTACAATGGTGGTTTGTCCAAGCACTTGGTGCGTTATACTTATTCTACGTTTCGTTTAGTCATTTAAAAGATATATATAAGCATAGAGGTCGATCAGAAGAAGAAATTGACGCATTAATTGAAAAAAACGAAAAAAAGGGTTCAGGATTTTGGATGACTGTACTTAAAGTAGAAATCGCAGATATTGCGTTCGCAATCGATTCGATTTTAGCAGCTGCAGCTATTGCCCTTGCGTTACCACATGTCGGTGGAGACTTCTTCGGAGTAAACGCAGGACAATATACAGTGATGTTAATCGGTGGTTTACTTGGAGTTATTATTATGCGTTTCTTTGCGAACTGGTTCGTAAAATTACTTGCCGAACGACCAAGTTTAGAAGTCGCAGCATTTACTATCGTTGGTTGGGTTGGTGTTAAGTTAGCAGTGTTAACACTCTCGCATGAAGCAGTTGGTATTTTACCAGAGGAATTTCCACATTCACCAATTTGGAAATTAACATTCTGGGCAGTCATGCTTATCATTATCCTTATCGGATGGTTTGCTGGTGGTAAGAAAAAAGATGTAAAGGGTGATATGAATGCGTAA